The following are encoded together in the Arcticibacterium luteifluviistationis genome:
- a CDS encoding TonB-dependent receptor — MKISYLSLLLFLICFKSLGQKEMLKLNIQVIDSVTNTPLENANISIKPCSCGGMSDAEGLFSISLPAKSYQVSTSYIGFKENRQTLVLGKNTFVKVFLNEDQGNLSEIIVKAKKDNLESPQMGLLALKASELKKIPAALGEFDVLRSITLMAGVNNSGEVSNGVSIRGGTLDQTLLLYEYAPVFNPTHLFGLFSVFTPDALASVDIFKANIPAKYGGRSTSVVDIKVKNPLVDKFKLSGGIGLVSSRLTVETPLIKDKLMVIAGVRAGLTDFLLPIFSKDLKNIKANFYDGTIKLMYLPTRKDQLSFTGFYSKDFYQIDLITKIKGFTSEINQYDFETNNGTLKWLHNFNDKTSLKTVLVRSYYTPKNIIPELESSNKIEYQSKINYSSLTTEISQYVSQKFDFYSGVQLNKYKINPGDLNPGTATNVLPISLLEENSYELSAYSNFNWNPSSHLSFAAGFRYNQFLFQGPYVLNIYDETGNVILDSEFIKKGEKVKSYNNLEPRFGASLKINKTTSIKASYSKANQYLQNIYNSTTPLPTSRWKTSDSFIKPQSSDSFGIGVFKNINDGAIDLSLEGYYRNSKNNLTYKPGADFFLAESVEQSLQQIKGKAYGVELSFKKNGGKVNGWLNYTWSRSLLRSDGDELANRINNNNWFNSDFDRPHVLNANIFIKSNSYNTISFNFTGQTGRPYTIPNGIFQLKNVDVPIFLERNNSRLPTYHRLDFSWKIENNKKENPRWLGDWTFTVYNVYGRKNAYSKFYTQRSGNLDKDYFGGFALGSYQLSISRSPVFALTYNFTFH, encoded by the coding sequence ATGAAAATATCCTATTTAAGTCTGCTACTATTTTTGATTTGCTTTAAAAGTTTGGGTCAAAAAGAAATGCTCAAATTAAATATTCAAGTAATAGATAGCGTAACAAATACTCCATTAGAGAATGCTAATATTTCCATTAAACCCTGTTCATGTGGTGGAATGTCTGATGCTGAAGGATTATTTTCGATAAGCCTACCGGCTAAAAGTTATCAAGTAAGTACATCATATATTGGATTTAAGGAAAATAGACAAACGCTGGTTTTAGGTAAAAATACTTTTGTCAAGGTTTTTCTTAATGAAGACCAAGGAAACCTATCTGAGATAATAGTAAAAGCAAAAAAAGATAATCTAGAGTCTCCACAAATGGGGCTTTTAGCATTAAAAGCTAGCGAATTAAAAAAAATACCCGCTGCACTTGGCGAATTTGACGTTTTACGAAGTATAACCTTAATGGCAGGGGTAAATAATTCAGGCGAAGTGAGCAATGGTGTATCTATAAGAGGCGGAACCCTAGATCAAACTTTATTATTGTATGAATATGCCCCGGTTTTTAACCCGACTCATCTATTTGGGTTATTTTCCGTTTTTACTCCAGACGCTTTAGCTTCTGTAGATATTTTTAAAGCTAATATCCCTGCAAAGTATGGAGGTCGGTCAACTTCTGTTGTTGATATCAAAGTCAAAAACCCACTTGTAGACAAATTCAAACTCTCTGGAGGTATCGGATTGGTTTCAAGCAGATTAACAGTAGAAACTCCTCTTATAAAGGATAAACTTATGGTGATTGCAGGTGTAAGAGCAGGTTTGACCGATTTTTTACTCCCTATTTTCTCAAAAGACCTTAAGAATATAAAAGCTAATTTTTATGATGGAACCATTAAGCTTATGTACTTACCAACTAGAAAAGACCAGCTGTCATTTACAGGATTTTATAGTAAAGATTTTTATCAAATAGATTTAATTACTAAAATCAAAGGTTTTACTTCTGAAATAAATCAATATGATTTTGAAACAAACAATGGGACATTAAAATGGTTACACAACTTTAATGATAAAACTAGTCTTAAAACCGTATTAGTCCGCAGTTATTATACTCCAAAAAACATTATTCCCGAGTTAGAAAGTTCTAATAAAATTGAGTATCAATCTAAAATTAATTATTCCAGTCTAACTACTGAGATTTCTCAATATGTCTCCCAAAAATTTGATTTCTATTCAGGAGTTCAACTGAATAAATACAAGATCAATCCAGGAGACCTTAACCCAGGAACAGCCACAAATGTTTTACCCATTTCTTTATTAGAAGAAAACAGTTACGAGCTTTCCGCTTATTCTAATTTTAATTGGAACCCATCTAGTCATTTGTCCTTTGCAGCAGGTTTTAGGTATAACCAGTTTCTATTCCAAGGTCCCTATGTATTAAATATTTATGACGAAACAGGGAATGTCATATTAGATTCTGAATTTATTAAAAAAGGGGAAAAAGTGAAGTCATATAATAATCTTGAACCTAGGTTCGGAGCTAGCCTTAAAATAAATAAGACTACATCTATTAAAGCTAGTTACTCAAAAGCAAATCAGTATTTGCAAAACATATATAATAGCACTACTCCTTTACCTACTTCAAGGTGGAAAACGTCAGACTCTTTTATAAAGCCCCAAAGTAGTGATTCTTTCGGAATCGGAGTATTTAAAAACATAAATGACGGTGCAATAGATTTAAGTTTAGAGGGATATTACAGAAATTCAAAGAATAACTTAACATATAAGCCGGGAGCCGATTTTTTCTTGGCAGAGTCCGTAGAACAAAGTTTACAGCAAATAAAAGGGAAAGCTTATGGAGTTGAGTTGAGCTTCAAAAAAAATGGAGGCAAGGTTAATGGTTGGTTAAATTATACTTGGTCCAGAAGCTTGTTGCGTTCTGATGGAGATGAGTTAGCAAATAGAATAAATAATAACAACTGGTTTAATTCAGATTTTGATAGACCACATGTTTTAAATGCTAATATCTTTATTAAATCAAATAGCTATAACACAATTAGTTTTAACTTCACAGGACAAACGGGCAGGCCCTATACTATCCCAAATGGTATTTTTCAATTAAAAAACGTAGATGTTCCTATTTTTTTAGAACGTAATAATTCGCGTTTACCAACCTATCACCGTTTAGATTTTTCTTGGAAAATAGAAAATAATAAAAAAGAGAATCCACGTTGGCTGGGCGATTGGACCTTTACGGTCTACAATGTCTATGGAAGAAAAAATGCTTACAGCAAATTCTACACACAACGCTCTGGAAACCTTGATAAAGATTATTTTGGAGGATTTGCATTAGGATCTTATCAACTTTCAATTTCAAGGAGTCCAGTATTTGCGTTAACATACAATTTCACTTTCCATTAA
- a CDS encoding DUF4249 domain-containing protein: MKTNFLAKSIIFFILMSCTSPVTPEFDIKDGLISVDSFLSNFPGSSYTKIYKLNEFNIGLNQYVNTPVTGAEVFLINSDTGEAVQMTEDNEVYLPPNDFVGSVGDTWQLSIKMEDGIEYHSSPETMADLVELSDINAEYKTEIEYNKAVGRFVPGHSIQAIFDDPLEKGNFYYWGYRIFQKKDICQVCSIANYFRNNACIPYTDDPSTPGLRPYFTYSCQSACWEIDYNTGINIFADDFINGDTIKMPVANILLENKRNFLIEIQQYSISASAYKYYEILKKITEESGGLNSPPPAALIGNMFNPNDDNEYVLGRFTAAAASEKRLMVKLSGIKETQLIPGYAIIEETNPISENRRVYTAPCGPETRYSTNLEPDGWE, encoded by the coding sequence ATGAAAACTAACTTTTTAGCTAAAAGTATTATTTTTTTCATCCTTATGTCTTGCACTAGCCCTGTAACTCCAGAGTTTGACATAAAAGATGGTCTTATTTCCGTGGATTCATTTTTATCAAATTTCCCCGGATCTTCTTATACGAAAATTTATAAACTAAACGAGTTTAATATAGGCCTAAATCAATACGTAAATACACCTGTGACTGGAGCAGAAGTGTTTTTAATTAATTCAGATACTGGTGAAGCTGTACAGATGACAGAAGATAATGAGGTGTATTTACCACCGAATGATTTTGTAGGCTCAGTAGGTGATACTTGGCAGTTGAGTATTAAAATGGAAGATGGTATAGAATATCATTCTTCCCCAGAAACTATGGCTGACCTAGTTGAACTATCGGATATAAATGCAGAATACAAAACAGAAATAGAGTACAACAAGGCTGTTGGTCGTTTTGTCCCTGGACATTCTATTCAAGCAATTTTTGATGATCCTCTTGAAAAAGGAAACTTCTATTATTGGGGTTATAGAATATTTCAAAAAAAAGATATTTGCCAAGTATGCTCAATTGCTAACTATTTTAGAAACAATGCTTGTATTCCTTATACAGATGACCCTAGTACACCCGGGTTAAGACCATATTTTACCTATTCATGTCAATCAGCTTGCTGGGAAATAGACTATAATACAGGGATAAATATTTTTGCGGACGATTTTATTAACGGTGATACAATTAAAATGCCCGTAGCTAATATTCTATTGGAAAATAAAAGAAATTTTTTAATAGAAATTCAACAATACTCTATTTCTGCCTCTGCATACAAATATTACGAAATACTAAAGAAAATAACGGAGGAAAGTGGCGGTTTAAATTCGCCTCCTCCTGCGGCATTGATTGGCAATATGTTTAACCCAAATGACGATAATGAATATGTTTTAGGAAGGTTTACAGCAGCGGCGGCATCAGAAAAAAGACTAATGGTTAAACTTTCAGGAATAAAAGAAACACAATTAATACCAGGCTATGCTATAATAGAAGAAACCAACCCCATTTCAGAAAACCGAAGGGTCTATACTGCTCCCTGTGGCCCTGAAACACGATATAGTACTAACTTGGAGCCAGATGGTTGGGAATAA
- a CDS encoding alpha/beta hydrolase, whose translation MTKKITLCLAGLLFMSNLFGQDKSANDITYKIVDGDTLKLRLIYPDNYKKNKKYPTIVFFFGGGWNGGTILQFEDQAKYFATRGVLSALVDYRVKSRHKTTPYESVKDAKSAMRFLRSNAKKYSINSKKMVAAGGSAGGHLAAAVSMLSGVNEDTDDLSVSSKASASILYNAVIDNGPTGFEHKRMGEHYLEISPMHNITKGAPPAIFFLGDKDKLIPVSTAYEFKAKMEAVGSRCDVFIYKDQPHGFFNKGKQENDRCYIETTREADVFLQSIGILKGKATL comes from the coding sequence ATGACTAAGAAAATCACATTATGCCTAGCTGGATTACTCTTCATGAGTAATCTCTTTGGCCAAGATAAATCAGCCAATGATATCACATACAAAATAGTAGACGGAGATACACTTAAGCTAAGATTGATTTATCCTGACAATTATAAAAAAAACAAGAAATACCCTACCATCGTTTTCTTTTTTGGTGGTGGCTGGAATGGCGGAACCATTCTACAGTTTGAAGACCAAGCTAAGTATTTTGCCACCAGAGGAGTTCTTTCTGCACTGGTAGATTATCGAGTAAAATCTAGGCATAAAACAACGCCTTATGAGTCTGTAAAAGATGCAAAATCTGCCATGCGATTCTTGAGAAGCAATGCAAAAAAATATAGCATAAATAGTAAGAAAATGGTAGCCGCAGGAGGCTCTGCAGGCGGGCATTTAGCTGCTGCTGTCAGCATGCTTTCTGGGGTAAATGAAGATACCGATGATTTATCAGTCAGTTCCAAAGCCAGTGCTTCCATTTTATATAATGCCGTGATTGACAATGGACCTACGGGTTTTGAACATAAAAGAATGGGCGAACACTATTTAGAGATTTCACCTATGCATAATATCACAAAAGGAGCTCCACCAGCCATTTTCTTCTTAGGCGATAAGGATAAATTGATTCCCGTAAGCACTGCTTATGAATTCAAAGCAAAAATGGAAGCGGTAGGAAGCAGGTGTGATGTATTTATTTACAAAGACCAACCTCACGGATTTTTCAATAAGGGGAAACAAGAAAACGACAGATGTTATATAGAAACAACACGTGAAGCAGATGTCTTTTTACAGTCTATTGGTATTCTAAAAGGAAAAGCAACCCTATAA
- a CDS encoding heparinase II/III domain-containing protein translates to MTKRYLIIILSLLFNVSASIAQSTDHPRIYINNASKADFLKTLEQIEWKNELVEKKKENLEKYLGLIKKDPQWLVSRLQMNWKTKHDKVYLKEGNFSHSEGSAPVPTVRYSGTRDWATDYNRPKLEDVIPYLDDPRGLYLEHKKTKKLEWIHPSKAGHAIEKINEQIMGIAEDAAFLFWLTNEQKYAELAAPIFLTYMDGMHYRDAPIDLENTNQANISGLATFEVIHEGIVVSLVTAYDFMHDYLVSKNTNLDNSIAVFQKWGDQIIDKGIPDNNWNLFQARFLTYIGLVLEDNQTYKNGKGREYFLDHTFKTSTDRQLSIEESLLVYDFETGIWPESPSYSVHVITTLLRILTLLDNATNQNEFLNYPIIEKAALASFQYLFPSGYTLGFGDSNHKILPPENFELLIANYQKYNNTEKEVLISSLLDEMISDDLYTRKAKDYFQLFFYLDKVKQASNKELPSLNSTTFYAPNVSMFNQRMGTGDDAVMVSTVGSFGNHAHANGISLELFANKYVLGPDLGKGPSYWHDDHLNFYSRFPAHNTVVVDGKSDYAAMRTYNPYTLDNFYPKVGETPSFNKLTFSKVSFFEPETVSDQQRFTAIIKSNSAKPYIVDVFRSKKQKEGTQKHEYIYHNLGKSLEVFNSKGQPLNLTATDDLSSKKGDLKGYDYFSDKKKTVYSEDVQVLFRLKSNESPDNLMKLWVKGSPNQTVYYVNSPKSNALSEGTAPAEIVDDPLPTLILKREEAAWSNPFAVVFNPYFENGDNPIENVSYSSLAKYPNTQIIDVLLNDKKTVDRIVLNASENAVAAENSFFQRGLFSITRQLNIDNKLDFLFLSGMEKYENMGWDIISSGEPFTLTLESTAGGFLVSTDKPITINMPLAKGKEAFIKLYNDADKLIKSRKGTTNRNDDSQVVFKIEKAYKKIEITY, encoded by the coding sequence ATGACAAAAAGGTATTTAATAATCATTTTAAGCTTGCTATTTAATGTATCTGCATCAATAGCACAAAGCACTGATCACCCCAGAATATATATCAATAATGCTTCTAAGGCAGATTTTCTTAAAACATTAGAACAGATTGAATGGAAAAATGAACTTGTAGAAAAGAAAAAAGAGAACCTAGAGAAATACCTAGGTCTGATAAAGAAAGACCCACAATGGCTGGTTTCTAGGTTACAAATGAACTGGAAAACCAAACATGACAAGGTTTACTTAAAAGAAGGTAATTTCTCTCATTCTGAAGGGTCGGCACCTGTACCTACCGTGCGATATTCAGGCACAAGAGACTGGGCTACGGATTATAATCGACCAAAGTTGGAGGATGTTATTCCTTACTTAGATGACCCTAGAGGCCTTTACCTAGAACATAAAAAGACTAAGAAACTTGAGTGGATTCATCCATCAAAAGCAGGTCATGCCATTGAAAAAATCAATGAGCAGATAATGGGGATTGCTGAAGATGCTGCCTTCTTATTTTGGTTAACTAATGAGCAAAAATACGCCGAACTGGCTGCTCCTATCTTCTTAACCTACATGGATGGCATGCACTATAGAGATGCCCCTATAGACTTAGAAAACACTAATCAAGCTAATATATCGGGCTTAGCTACTTTTGAGGTAATTCATGAGGGCATAGTGGTTTCTTTAGTTACTGCTTATGATTTTATGCATGATTATTTGGTCAGTAAAAACACCAATTTGGATAACTCCATAGCTGTTTTTCAAAAATGGGGCGACCAGATTATTGATAAGGGAATTCCTGATAATAACTGGAATCTTTTTCAAGCACGTTTTTTAACCTACATCGGTTTAGTTTTAGAGGATAATCAAACCTATAAAAACGGTAAGGGAAGAGAATATTTTTTAGACCACACCTTCAAAACCTCCACAGACAGACAGCTTTCTATAGAAGAATCTCTTTTAGTATATGATTTCGAAACTGGAATTTGGCCAGAGTCTCCCTCCTACTCCGTGCATGTTATTACCACTTTGTTAAGGATTTTGACACTGCTAGACAATGCCACCAATCAGAACGAATTCCTAAATTATCCTATCATAGAAAAGGCAGCATTAGCCTCCTTTCAATATTTATTCCCAAGTGGATATACACTTGGTTTTGGAGACTCCAATCATAAAATATTACCGCCTGAAAACTTTGAGTTACTAATCGCTAATTATCAAAAATACAATAACACAGAGAAGGAGGTATTGATATCTAGTTTGCTAGACGAAATGATTTCAGACGACTTATATACACGAAAAGCTAAAGATTACTTTCAATTATTCTTTTACCTGGATAAAGTAAAGCAAGCTTCCAACAAGGAGCTTCCGAGTTTAAACTCCACTACCTTTTATGCTCCAAATGTCAGCATGTTTAATCAAAGAATGGGCACGGGAGATGACGCCGTCATGGTTTCTACAGTGGGTTCTTTTGGTAATCACGCTCACGCAAATGGTATTTCTTTAGAGTTATTCGCCAATAAATACGTCTTGGGGCCAGATTTAGGAAAAGGGCCAAGCTATTGGCACGACGACCATCTAAACTTCTACTCACGTTTTCCTGCACATAATACCGTGGTGGTTGATGGCAAATCAGACTATGCCGCCATGCGTACTTATAACCCTTACACTTTGGATAACTTCTATCCTAAAGTGGGAGAAACTCCTTCTTTTAATAAATTGACATTTTCAAAGGTTTCATTTTTTGAGCCAGAAACAGTTTCTGACCAACAGCGATTTACCGCTATTATCAAATCAAACTCTGCGAAGCCTTATATCGTTGATGTGTTTCGTTCAAAGAAACAAAAAGAGGGTACCCAAAAACACGAATACATCTATCATAACCTTGGGAAATCGCTTGAAGTATTTAACTCGAAAGGCCAACCTCTAAATTTGACAGCAACAGATGATTTAAGTTCTAAAAAAGGCGATTTAAAAGGATATGACTATTTCTCAGATAAGAAAAAGACCGTTTACTCAGAAGATGTTCAGGTACTCTTTCGCTTAAAAAGCAATGAAAGTCCAGACAATTTGATGAAACTATGGGTCAAAGGCAGCCCAAATCAAACGGTATATTATGTCAACTCCCCAAAATCAAATGCTCTAAGTGAGGGTACTGCTCCCGCAGAAATAGTAGACGACCCGCTGCCAACTTTAATTCTAAAAAGAGAGGAAGCGGCTTGGTCAAATCCCTTTGCGGTAGTGTTTAACCCATACTTTGAAAACGGTGACAACCCTATTGAGAATGTCAGCTATTCTTCTTTAGCTAAATACCCAAACACGCAAATCATTGATGTGCTTCTAAACGATAAGAAAACGGTAGATAGAATAGTATTAAATGCTTCAGAAAACGCAGTAGCGGCTGAAAACTCCTTTTTCCAAAGAGGTCTATTTTCAATCACTCGTCAATTAAACATTGATAATAAATTAGATTTCCTGTTTCTATCAGGAATGGAGAAATATGAAAACATGGGTTGGGATATTATCTCTTCTGGTGAGCCATTTACGCTTACCTTAGAAAGCACAGCAGGCGGCTTTTTAGTTTCTACCGATAAGCCTATTACCATTAACATGCCTTTGGCCAAAGGCAAAGAAGCTTTTATCAAATTATATAATGATGCTGATAAGCTGATAAAGTCAAGAAAAGGTACCACAAATAGAAATGACGATTCGCAAGTGGTGTTTAAGATTGAAAAAGCCTACAAGAAAATTGAAATAACATACTAA
- a CDS encoding alpha-L-fucosidase, whose amino-acid sequence MKYLQKLALLTLVLFGTNVGYAQSSANKKLSDDERMEWWRDSKFGMFIHWGAYSVIGGERGTNIAGGGAEWAMDKLDYTVEDYEKFPEMFNPVFFDADAWVTMAKDAGMKYIVITSKHHEGFGLWDSKVSDYDIMDTSPFKRDIIKELSEACKKQGIIFCFYYSIVDWHHPQAQGNLYPNYNIAQHDDPSVVNPEFPEYYKNYMKPQVKELLTNYGDVGVVWFDGDWISDYTTEMGKDLYKFIREIQPNTIVNNRVDKGRNGMEGMDMEGEFAGDFGTPEQEIPDTGIDSDWEACMTMNGSWGYKPSDNKWKSSEDLIQKLVDIVSKGGNFLLNIGPDGFGRFPAESIRRLKAMGEWTKTNGEAIYGASASPYEKPKWGRYTEKDGVIYAHVFDWPKTGTLKLHKDIKVKRATVLTAPDTTLEFLGTSREVLVSVPLLAPDATVSVIKIELSE is encoded by the coding sequence ATGAAATACTTACAAAAACTAGCACTCCTAACATTGGTGCTCTTTGGTACCAATGTTGGATATGCACAAAGTAGTGCTAATAAGAAACTATCAGACGACGAGCGTATGGAATGGTGGCGAGATTCCAAGTTCGGTATGTTTATTCACTGGGGAGCATACTCTGTGATAGGAGGAGAGCGAGGAACCAATATTGCTGGAGGTGGTGCAGAATGGGCCATGGATAAATTAGATTACACCGTTGAGGATTATGAGAAATTCCCAGAAATGTTCAATCCCGTATTCTTCGATGCTGACGCATGGGTAACTATGGCAAAGGACGCTGGGATGAAGTATATTGTAATTACCTCTAAACATCACGAGGGTTTTGGACTGTGGGATTCTAAAGTATCAGATTATGACATCATGGATACGTCTCCTTTTAAGCGAGATATTATCAAAGAGTTATCAGAGGCTTGTAAAAAACAAGGCATCATATTTTGTTTTTACTATTCTATTGTAGACTGGCATCATCCACAAGCACAAGGAAATTTATATCCTAATTACAACATTGCACAGCATGATGATCCCTCTGTAGTAAATCCAGAATTTCCTGAATATTATAAAAACTACATGAAACCTCAAGTAAAGGAGCTTTTGACTAACTATGGTGATGTAGGAGTAGTATGGTTTGATGGCGATTGGATTTCAGATTATACAACAGAAATGGGTAAAGACCTTTATAAATTCATTCGTGAGATTCAACCAAATACCATTGTAAACAACCGAGTAGACAAAGGCCGTAATGGAATGGAAGGCATGGATATGGAAGGTGAATTTGCTGGCGATTTTGGTACACCAGAGCAAGAAATTCCGGATACAGGGATTGATTCTGACTGGGAAGCCTGCATGACTATGAATGGCTCTTGGGGCTATAAACCATCAGATAATAAGTGGAAAAGCAGCGAAGACCTTATTCAAAAGCTAGTAGATATTGTTTCTAAAGGCGGTAACTTTTTGTTAAACATTGGTCCTGACGGTTTTGGAAGATTCCCTGCAGAAAGTATTAGACGTTTAAAGGCTATGGGAGAATGGACTAAAACGAACGGAGAAGCCATTTATGGAGCTTCGGCGAGTCCTTATGAGAAACCAAAATGGGGGCGTTACACAGAAAAAGACGGTGTTATTTATGCACATGTTTTTGATTGGCCAAAAACTGGAACATTAAAGCTACACAAAGACATTAAAGTTAAAAGAGCGACAGTATTAACTGCCCCTGATACCACATTAGAATTCCTTGGAACATCTCGTGAAGTATTAGTCAGTGTTCCTTTGTTGGCTCCAGATGCTACAGTTTCTGTTATTAAAATAGAACTATCTGAATAA
- a CDS encoding PDZ domain-containing protein, which produces MKNILLFLLAIVFATSCALKKETVYLFVAKNGEITNDGSEEKPFSSLDDAVKRASEIKARTPDAEISINISKGDYYLSSPIIIPPNLSGLTIKGTDASKVKIKGSKILTGDWQKHTDDIYVMSVSEGLDFDQLVVNDKAQILARYPNYDESSQYWQGYAADAISKERLASWEKPQGAIFNVLHSGRWGGFHYLVSGINKDGTAILEGGHQNNRYSKPHEEFRMVENVFEELDSPGEWYLDASANKLYFWPQKELDLNTADIEVSQLKDLIQIVGTLENPVRDVNISGITFENTKRTFMEDFEPLLRSDWTIYRGSVLFLEGTENCKIENNEFTNLGGNAIMASKYNDGLLIKGNHIHECGASAISFIGDPSAVRSPSFTYKEFVPLAEIDTVAGPQNELYPRNCLVEDNLIYRIGRIEKQTAGVQISMAMDITVKNNSIYDVPRAGINIGDGTWGGHILEFNDVFNTVLETSDHGSFNSWGRDRFWHPNRNIMDSIIAANPTMYEWDAIKTTIIRNNRFRCDHGWDIDLDDGSSNYHIYNNLLLHNGLKLREGLNRVVENNIIVNNSLHPHVWFENSEDVFRHNIISDGYKDIRLSGWGKELDYNLFPNELALMKSQLYDRDEHSIYGDPMFKDPENLDFTVASNSPAIEIGFENFPMHQFGVQKPELKEIAKTPEGIELANTSEVNIENALIVPWLGNELKSVESEQEQSAYGLSKAEGVILVNIRKDSPAVKNDGLKKGDVIIEAAGKKIKTVKDFFQVNLENKTGNLDLTIMRNQSEKNITINTK; this is translated from the coding sequence ATGAAAAACATACTCTTATTTTTATTGGCAATAGTTTTTGCCACTTCCTGTGCCCTCAAAAAAGAAACAGTGTATCTTTTTGTGGCTAAAAATGGAGAAATCACAAATGATGGTTCAGAAGAAAAGCCTTTTTCAAGCTTAGATGATGCCGTAAAAAGAGCAAGTGAAATAAAGGCAAGAACACCCGATGCCGAAATAAGTATTAACATTTCAAAAGGCGATTATTATTTAAGTAGCCCCATCATAATTCCACCTAATTTAAGCGGGTTGACTATAAAAGGAACTGATGCCTCTAAAGTTAAAATTAAGGGTTCAAAGATTTTAACTGGCGATTGGCAAAAACACACGGATGACATTTACGTCATGTCCGTTTCTGAAGGTTTAGATTTTGACCAGTTGGTGGTAAACGACAAAGCACAGATTTTGGCACGTTACCCAAACTATGACGAAAGCTCACAATATTGGCAAGGCTATGCGGCAGATGCTATTTCAAAAGAAAGATTGGCGAGCTGGGAAAAACCTCAGGGAGCTATATTTAATGTTTTACACTCAGGCAGATGGGGTGGATTTCATTATTTAGTATCGGGAATAAATAAAGACGGCACTGCCATTTTAGAAGGTGGACACCAAAACAACCGATACTCCAAACCTCACGAAGAATTTAGGATGGTTGAAAACGTCTTTGAAGAATTGGACAGTCCAGGCGAATGGTATTTAGACGCATCAGCAAATAAACTGTACTTCTGGCCTCAAAAAGAACTAGACTTAAACACCGCCGATATAGAAGTGTCACAACTGAAAGACCTAATTCAAATTGTGGGTACGCTAGAAAATCCAGTAAGAGATGTGAATATTAGCGGCATCACCTTTGAAAATACGAAACGAACTTTCATGGAGGATTTTGAACCTCTTTTAAGGAGCGACTGGACTATTTATAGAGGAAGCGTTCTCTTTCTAGAAGGTACTGAAAATTGCAAGATTGAAAATAACGAATTCACTAATCTCGGTGGAAATGCCATCATGGCGAGTAAATACAATGATGGTTTGCTTATAAAAGGTAACCATATTCATGAATGTGGTGCTAGTGCTATATCGTTTATTGGCGACCCATCGGCGGTTAGGTCGCCGTCGTTTACTTATAAAGAGTTTGTTCCACTTGCTGAGATAGACACGGTAGCTGGGCCACAAAATGAATTATACCCAAGAAACTGTTTGGTGGAAGATAATCTCATTTACAGAATTGGTAGAATAGAGAAACAAACGGCAGGAGTCCAGATTTCTATGGCAATGGACATTACTGTCAAGAATAATAGTATTTATGATGTTCCAAGGGCTGGAATAAACATTGGTGATGGCACTTGGGGTGGTCATATATTAGAATTTAATGATGTTTTTAACACAGTTTTAGAAACCAGCGACCATGGTTCGTTTAACTCGTGGGGCAGAGACCGCTTTTGGCATCCTAATAGAAATATCATGGATAGTATTATCGCTGCCAACCCTACGATGTATGAATGGGACGCTATAAAGACCACCATTATCAGAAACAATCGATTCAGGTGCGACCATGGATGGGATATTGACTTGGACGACGGCTCGTCTAATTACCATATTTACAACAATCTCCTGCTTCACAATGGTTTAAAACTCCGTGAAGGACTTAATAGAGTGGTTGAAAACAACATTATCGTCAATAACTCTTTGCACCCTCATGTGTGGTTTGAAAACAGTGAAGACGTTTTTAGGCATAATATAATAAGTGATGGTTACAAAGACATAAGACTATCTGGCTGGGGAAAAGAGCTGGATTATAACTTATTCCCAAATGAATTAGCCTTGATGAAATCTCAACTTTATGATAGAGATGAGCATAGCATTTATGGTGACCCAATGTTTAAAGACCCGGAAAACTTAGATTTCACGGTGGCAAGCAACTCTCCTGCCATAGAAATAGGTTTTGAAAACTTCCCTATGCATCAATTTGGCGTACAAAAACCGGAATTAAAGGAGATTGCCAAAACACCAGAAGGTATTGAATTAGCAAACACCTCGGAAGTAAATATTGAGAATGCACTCATAGTGCCGTGGTTAGGAAACGAATTAAAAAGTGTGGAATCGGAGCAAGAGCAATCTGCTTACGGCTTGAGCAAAGCAGAAGGTGTAATACTTGTAAACATTAGAAAAGATAGCCCTGCCGTTAAAAACGATGGCCTGAAAAAAGGTGATGTTATCATAGAGGCGGCAGGTAAAAAAATCAAAACGGTCAAAGACTTTTTCCAAGTTAATTTAGAAAACAAGACAGGCAATTTGGACTTAACAATAATGCGTAATCAATCAGAAAAAAACATAACCATTAACACTAAATAA